In a genomic window of Bemisia tabaci chromosome 1, PGI_BMITA_v3:
- the LOC109035231 gene encoding uncharacterized protein gives MDPVGPWSACATSYNSLAGVTGLNASASEIHHQLAASGNPGSMNQSGAGSSSNAQQQARSLLQAAQGNPGGSSANVSSFNVGGFLSPNNYGSVFSSFFQANSKVPLNSVTSGGTGERQTSKHEDPKIDLPYLRENPALAHPIGSNFYSHSPSVSSTPSTPWSQGNSQYPSPFGLLPHETSSKSLYENAFSTNFLSAQAVNQLNTQSRSFLDDSRNDSKKSSCHSPQVALPKTTSSLATNYSSVNSSFYQQSNNRAYSPASENARRSTQYPQQSCPTTSSVTSTNPNRHVSGVSSKTSSVANFASLSPEKTSGKANLSKNVTNKVQSEPQSKVYTELRSVDARNVIESNKSASSKASFQKMQNCRPGAQNFSLSPCSSGSVSSDSQRMQCQRPVTQQNPSASNYSQFASPGSCSETDFLVNNSRNKTMSVSGDSPYSSSSSQNGSDCSVNTSKRISPHPNQASPGRHITNPAYSLYSNTMSTLTSPNTLQHQQLCDPTSNFLNGNYASKQSTPTPISPQDSSNLRTVGHNYSNSSAYPSAIANAKTYNSPEFSSKACWNSPEQSSRGNFTNEYNQEAAFGAHVQSRTALTSNDPRPVSYDNQGSSQLSYQDLNTSRINSLNTAKNLSAAELTKKNVETELRRSPVRGTKPGKKKRKSSEASDLSAQSAFVHSSEMSPHSTGIQPYPYPYYDYGRWNAPNPQNLFKPGFDPSFVPQFANRGGENQQNQLLSLQQYQNAQFLSHRPTLHSLSPVSQKQLNDRGVKTVFETGGGSESSKVIVPDVDEELEHLAGVIPPSKDCDATNLDGGSKSAENSESYPPPQSTEKRIMNMVEKSIVPVAKLSPKIASPGFIGSFLKFLQGEREPSPPPSSRPPRAKLYQPPEPPKKPEITSSVEQNVTLGVGNEAAYPTGTTVPSKQKSITSNVSSQPAIDPRDDLRYFPLPKSSKKSLNSSSEDSDSETTPKATPAPKSPPSQTPKAVPAAPVDSKPKELPPKKKYYVKKADRVPPTEPKLPKEPKKKELKEIIPQPKPKPTAPIVKLKKKQKKDRRKGESSDEGSEDEYEGVSNNAKINRENIGVKLVIKDIPSDKSKEKPFKQKISQGKKPVSSKVQGKEVPRATSPNLPRRETVGRRAKEKTNIILAMKDDEDDDPEFTDSDEDPAWTPKAAKDEGSDEEEKKKPSRKKLRLSVNLTKKSSHLIEDSSSDHESDAAHSSKKRKSAVKISGNFKNTSGDMKSKIDKNAASTKNSGEKTGDARNNSLEACNFGNGDFVIVKSDVPLDHPPLWRADGKMLLQKFESFEKNGEWLHKNISTFSGWTLHNKHNYEPVSVKIRQVTKLETIVKFIRPTGKYTAADNQKIEELMKITNNFQDNFEVYIQTLISQALDSSFLKEILSEKDEYFLTSVNAIDEITLDKTKKLIQQLNWKNDLVTALQTYPCFNELTNLSQKDRESRMCVGCSSDLLMYRIVVYGLPYDNITLAGVTSTSTATKKEYLMCQDCDGKLRIFNKVAHQKYLMFMESSKMVAAKKAEDSSKDTAVILNELLADEEWLHQLFKKVQRNWAEIDLMELKSKNQSGI, from the exons ATGGATCCTGTCGGACCATGGTCTGCCTGTGCCACTTCTTACAATAGCCTGGCCGGGGTAACTGGCCTGAATGCTAGTGCAAGTGAGATTCATCATCAATTGGCAGCTAGTGGCAATCCTGGATCAATGAACCAAAGTGGTGCTGGATCTTCGTCCAATGCCCAACAACAAGCTCGATCTTTACTGCAAGCAGCGCAAGGAAATCCCGGTGGAAGCTCTGCAAATGTTTCTTCTTTCAATGTCGGAGGCTTTTTATCACCCAATAACTATGGTTCagttttctcttcctttttccaAGCTAATTCCAAAGTACCGCTCAATAGTGTTACTTCAGGTGGAACAGGAGAGCGGCAAACATCCAAGCACGAGGATCCTAAAATAGATCTGCCGTACCTAAGAGAGAATCCAGCTTTAGCTCATCCCATAGGCAGCAATTTTTACAGTCATTCACCATCAGTTTCATCTACGCCTAGCACACCTTGGTCTCAAGGAAACAGCCAATACCCAAGTCCTTTCGGATTGCTGCCCCACGAGACAAGTTCCAAAAGTCTCTATGAAAATGCATTCAGTACAAATTTTTTGTCTGCCCAAGCAGTTAACCAACTTAATACTCAGTCTCGAAGTTTTCTTGATGATTCTAGAAATGACTCCAAAAAGTCAAGCTGTCATTCACCTCAAGTTGCCTTACCGAAAACTACATCATCTCTTGCCACCAATTATAGTTCAGTGAATTCAAGTTTTTATCAGCAATCCAACAATCGTGCGTACAGTCCCGCCAGTGAAAATGCCCGTCGAAGCACACAGTACCCGCAACAAAGTTGTCCGACAACATCATCGGTCACATCAACTAACCCAAATCGACATGTTTCTGGTGTGAGCAGTAAGACGTCTTCAGTAGCTAATTTCGCCTCTCTCAGCCCTGAAAAAACATCTGGCAAAGCTAATTTATCGAAAAATGTCACAAATAAAGTACAATCAGAGCCTCAAAGTAAGGTTTACACAGAATTGAGATCTGTCGATGCAAGAAATGTCATCGAGTCGAACAAATCTGCCTCCTCAAAAGCCTCCTTccagaaaatgcaaaattgtCGTCCTGGTGCCCAGAACTTCAGTTTGTCTCCTTGCAGCTCAGGGTCAGTTTCGTCTGACTCACAGCGGATGCAATGTCAGCGTCCCGTTACTCAGCAGAATCCAAGCGCATCAAATTACAGTCAGTTTGCTAGCCCTGGAAGTTGCTCAGAGACGgattttcttgtaaataatAGTAGAAATAAAACAATGTCTGTTTCTGGCGATTCCCCATATTCATCTAGTTCCTCCCAGAATGGGTCTGATTGCAGTGTGAACACCTCTAAGAGAATAAGTCCACATCCCAATCAAGCCAGCCCTGGTCGTCATATCACCAATCCAGCATACTCTCTGTATAGCAACACTATGTCAACTCTTACATCCCCTAACACACTACAACATCAGCAGCTATGTGATCCTACGAGTAACTTCTTAAATGGTAATTATGCTTCAAAACAATCTACTCCCACACCCATTTCACCCCAAGACTCTTCGAATCTTCGAACTGTTGGTCACAATTATTCAAACTCTTCAGCGTATCCATCAGCCATAGCTAATGCTAAAACATACAACTCGCCTGAATTTAGCAGTAAAGCATGTTGGAACAGCCCTGAGCAAAGTTCAAGAGGGAATTTTACCAATGAGTATAATCAAGAAGCCGCTTTTGGAGCTCATGTCCAATCGCGAACAGCTCTGACAAGTAATGACCCACGCCCAGTATCGTATGATAATCAAGGAAGCAGCCAATTATCATATCAAGATCTCAATACTTCCCGGATCAATAGTTTAAATACCGCTAAAAATCTAAGTGCTGCCGAGTTAACAAAGAAGAATGTGGAGACTGAATTGCGACGAAGTCCTGTCAGAGGCACCAAGccaggaaaaaagaagaggaaaagttcTGAGGCAAGTGACCTGTCAGCGCAATCTGCTTTTGTTCACTCAAGTGAGATGTCTCCTCATTCCACTGGTATACAACCTTATCCATACCCTTACTATGATTATGGGAGATGGAATGCACCGAATCCTCAAAACCTTTTCAAGCCTGGTTTTGACCCTTCGTTTGTTCCTCAGTTTGCCAATAGAGGTGGAGAAAATCAGCAAAACCAATTACTTTCACTACAACAGTATCAGAATGCTCAGTTTTTATCACATCGACCAACTCTACACTCTCTCTCTCCTGTATCGCAGAAGCAACTTAATGATCGAGGTGTAAAGACTGTTTTCGAGACTGGAGGAGGAAGTGAATCTTCAAAAGTAATTGTTCCTGATGTTGATGAGGAATTAGAACATTTAGCAGGTGTTATTCCACCATCCAAAGATTGTGATGCTACAAATTTAGATGGAGGGAGTAAAAGTGCTGAAAACTCGGAGAGCTATCCTCCCCCTCAATCTACTGAAAAACGCATCATGAACATGGTTGAGAAGTCTATCGTGCCTGTAGCTAAATTAAGTCCAAAGATTGCCTCTCCTGGTTTTATTGGTagctttttaaagtttctccAAGGTGAAAGAGAACCATCACCACCCCCCTCGAGTCGCCCCCCACGAGCCAAGCTCTATCAGCCGCCTGAACCCCCCAAAAAGCCGGAGATTACATCTTCAGTCGAGCAAAATGTTACTCTCGGAGTAGGGAATGAAGCTGCCTACCCTACAGGAACAACTGTTCCTTCAAAGCAAAAAAGTATTACGAGCAATGTGTCTTCCCAACCAGCCATTGACCCTCGAGATGATCTAAGATACTTTCCACTCCCAAAGTCCTCCAAGAAGTCCTTAAATAGTTCCAGTGAAGACTCTGACTCGGAAACCACACCCAAAGCTACTCCTGCACCCAAATCACCACCATCTCAAACCCCAAAGGCTGTTCCTGCTGCCCCCGTGGACAGTAAACCCAAAGAATTACCACCGAAGAAGAAATATTACGTGAAAAAAGCTGACAGAGTGCCTCCTACAGAACCAAAACTACCAAAAGAGCCAAAAAAGAAGGAACTCAAAGAGATTATTCCTCAGCCAAAACCTAAACCCACTGCACCCATTGTTAAGTTGAAGAAAAAGCAGAAGAAAGACAGACGAAAAGGAGAAAGCTCTGATGAAGGCTCAGAAGATGAATATGAAGGTGTATCCAACAATGCAAAAATCAATCGTGAAAACATAGGTGTTAAACTTGTCATAAAAGACATCCCAAGTgataaaagtaaagaaaaacctTTCAAGCAGAAAATATCTCAAGGCAAAAAACCCGTCAGTTCTAAAGTCCAAGGAAAGGAAG tgCCGAGAGCTACATCACCTAATTTACCAAGGCGAGAAACAGTGGGTAGAAgagcaaaagagaaaacaaatatCATCCTAGCGATGAAAGACGATGAAGATGATGATCCAGAATTCACCGATTCGGATGAAGATCCTGCTTGGACTCCGAAGGCAGCAAAG GATGAAGGATCTgatgaagaggagaagaagaagccTAGCAGGAAGAAGTTGAGACTGTCCGTAAATCTGACAAAGAAAAGCAGTCATCTTATCGAAGATAGCAGTTCTGATCATGAAAGTGATGCAGCTCATTCCTCTAAAAAACGGAAATCTGCTGTTAAAATATCTG GTAACTTCAAAAACACTTCCGGTGATATGAAGtccaaaattgacaaaaatgcaGCTTCTACTAAAAATTCAGGCGAAAAGACTGGTGATGCAAGGAATAACAGTCTTGAGGCCTGTAATTTCGGT AATGGAGACTTTGTAATAGTCAAATCTGATGTTCCACTAGATCATCCCCCACTGTGGCGTGCAGATGGCAAAATGTTGCTTcagaaatttgaaagttttgaaaagaaTGGTGAATGGTTGCACAAGAATATTTCCACG TTTTCAGGATGGACTCTTCACAACAAACACAACTATGAGCCAGTATCTGTTAAAATAAGGCAAGTCACTAAACTGGAAACGATAGTAAAGTTTATTCGTCCCACTGGAAAATACACAGCTGCAGATAA ccaaaaaattgaagaactAATGAAAATAACAAACAACTTTCAAGATAATTTTGAAGTGTATATTCAGACATTGATCTCTCAAGCTTTAGATTCAagttttttgaaagaaattctcTCTGAGAAAG ATGAATATTTCTTGACCAGTGTGAACGCAATCGATGAAATCACCCTagataaaactaaaaaactcaTCCAACAGCTCAATTGGAAGAACGATCTGGTAACAGCTTTACAAACTTACCCCTGTTTCAACGAATTGACCAATCTCTCTCAAAAAGACCGAGAAAGCAGAATGTGTGTGGGGTGCTCTAGCGACCTTCTAATGTATCGCATTGTAGTCTATGGACTACCATATGATAATATAACATTAGCAGGAGTCACATCAACAAGCACTGCAACAAAAAAA GAATATCTCATGTGTCAAGATTGTGATGGCAAGTTACGTATCTTCAACAAAGTTGCACATCAAAAATACCTGATGTTCATGGAATCCTCCAAAATGGTCGCTGCCAAAAAAGCAGAAGATAGTTCCAAAGATACAGCAGTCATTTTGAACGAGTTACTGGCAGATGAAGAATGGTTACATCAG TTGTTCAAAAAGGTGCAGAGAAATTGGGCTGAAATAGATTTAATGGAGCTGAAGAGCAAAAACCAAAGTGGAATCTAA
- the SelT gene encoding thioredoxin reductase-like selenoprotein T homolog CG3887: MVDNSKLVCAVLFLFFAAFTMKDVFVNSAEKEIPVSKVSLAANNVGPSLQFLYCYSCGYRKAFDEYSTIIQQKYPEINVYGGNYEPSSFHMYLAKAFGIGKILLIICVLCNVNPFSILIPQSVWLWCVNNKIYACNMIFFLTNVIESNLVSTGAFEIFLNDIPVWSKLETGRIPQPPELFQIIDSHLQFKDTVEFKDSFPK; this comes from the exons ATGGTTGACAACTCGAAACTAGTCTGTGCCGTTCTGTTTCTATTCTTTGCTGCTTTTACCATGAAAGATGTATTTGTTAACTCTGCAGAGAAGGAAATTCCTGTTTCCAAAGTCAGTCTAGCAGCTAATAATGTAGGACCTTCGTTACAATTTTTGTACTG CTATTCATGCGGCTATCGAAAAGCTTTCGATGAATACTCAACTATAATACAACAAAAATATCCGGAGATAAATGTTTATGGTGGCAACTATGAGCCCTCTAGTTTTCACATGTACCTAGCCAAAGCATTT GGCATAGGAAAAATTTTACTCATAATTTGCGTTCTTTGTAACGTGAATCCATTCAGTATTCTAATACCTCAATCAGTATGGCTTTGGTGTGTAAATAATAAAATCTACGCCTGTAATATGATATTTTTCCTGACCAATGTCATTGAAAGTAATTTAGTCTCTACCGGTGCattcgaaatatttttaaatg atATTCCGGTATGGTCAAAATTAGAAACAGGAAGAATACCTCAGCCTCCAGAATTATTCCAGATAATCGACTCACATCTGCAGTTCAAAGACACGGTTGAGTTCAAGGATAGCTTCCCTAAATAA